The genomic interval ATTCTACTCCTGCGGCCTCAGGATTGCAGAAGTAGCGGCTGTGAATATTGAGGATGTGAACCTTACTGAAAACCTGATAAGGGTCAAAGGAAAGGGGCGAAAAGAAAGGATAGTCCCGATAGGGTCGAAGGCGGTGGAGGCTATAAGAAAATACCTTATTAACACCTCCTCAACCGGACGCTCTCTGTCATTTCTAAAGGGGCATGAAAAACCCCACCCTCACCCGGATCCACCCTCCTGCCTCCCCCCGCAAAAGAGGGGGGAGGGATTTGGAAGGAATTTAATTGCAGCTCTCCCTGAGGGAGAGGGTGCTAAGGTTATTCCCTCCCCTTCAAGGGGAGGGTTAGGATGGGGATGGGGTTTATTTTCGGGTGAAAAGGATAGGGATGGACGTCCTCTCTTCCTCAACAAATCCGGCAAACGAATCACCACCCGAAGCATCCACAGAATCGTAGAAAAATACAAAAAGGTCAGCGGCCTCTGGGACATGACGCCACATTCAATCAGACATTCATTTGCCACACATCTGCTGAACGGCGGGGCAGACCTACGTTCTGTCCAGGAGATGCTTGGCCACGCAAGCCTCTCAACCACACAGCGTTACACGCATGTGAGCATGGACAAACTGATGGAGATATATGATAAGGCACATCCTAGGAGCAGGAAAGGCAGTGAATAGTGAACAGTGAATAGTTAAAAGCAAGAAATAAGACCCCCTCACCCGGACCCGCCGGGGGAGAGGGTACTAAGATTATTCCCCCCTCCCTTGACGGGAGGGGGGTAGGGGGAGAGTGGTCAACGAAAATTCCCTCCCCTTCAAGGGGAGGGTCAGGGTGGGGATGGGGTTATTTTCTGATGGCAAATAAGGAGGATACATCAATGGTTCGCAGTACTACAGTTCTATGTGTCAGGCGTGATGACAAGGTGGCTATTGCAGGTGACGGGCAGGTGACAGTCGGCAATACTATAATGAAGCACAACGCAAAAAAGATTCGGAGGATGTACAATGGGACGATTTTATCGGGCTTTGCAGGGGGTGCGGCAGACGCACTTACTTTATTTGAGAGGTTTGAGGCCAAGCTGGAGCAGTACCACGGCAATCTTACACGTTCCGCAATAGAGCTTGCCAAAGACTGGAGGACAGACAGGATACTTCGGAAGCTTGAGGCATTAATGTGTGTTGCTGATAAAAATTCCTCTTTAATTCTCTCCGGTACAGGTGATATAATCGAA from Nitrospirota bacterium carries:
- the hslV gene encoding ATP-dependent protease subunit HslV, producing the protein MVRSTTVLCVRRDDKVAIAGDGQVTVGNTIMKHNAKKIRRMYNGTILSGFAGGAADALTLFERFEAKLEQYHGNLTRSAIELAKDWRTDRILRKLEALMCVADKNSSLILSGTGDIIEPEDGIMAIGSGGSYALAAARALINNTNMSAREIVEEAMKITSKICIYTNSEILTDELP
- a CDS encoding tyrosine recombinase XerC encodes the protein MEDAVKDFLIYLSSERNVSPHTLRNYLSDLNQFKDYLKARLEKDKPTIDDISNIDHILIRAFLSNLFEKGIGKASLARKISSLRTFLNYLNKENKISSNPAKMVATPRQDKPLPGFLSIDEMDRLLNTPVGDDVLTLRDRAILETFYSCGLRIAEVAAVNIEDVNLTENLIRVKGKGRKERIVPIGSKAVEAIRKYLINTSSTGRSLSFLKGHEKPHPHPDPPSCLPPQKRGEGFGRNLIAALPEGEGAKVIPSPSRGGLGWGWGLFSGEKDRDGRPLFLNKSGKRITTRSIHRIVEKYKKVSGLWDMTPHSIRHSFATHLLNGGADLRSVQEMLGHASLSTTQRYTHVSMDKLMEIYDKAHPRSRKGSE